One genomic segment of Echeneis naucrates chromosome 18, fEcheNa1.1, whole genome shotgun sequence includes these proteins:
- the cysltr3 gene encoding cysteinyl leukotriene receptor 1, whose amino-acid sequence MNEHLITIPISNDTTKTVELLTCFHDDDAFKYQAYIYTFLLVFPVAFLCNIGALVIFYVHGSHRKTPSSVVMMNMAISDGSFALTLPLRLAYYFRGGIWDFSDWVCRLCVYGFYVNLYTSILFLTLLSVLRWIAVTMPHRHDSLATPKRVLFICLFIWLFVGVSSIPFLCDGIVNRQGFPRCFEPSSPSSWGRILILNYVGVALGFLLPFLTIIACYSRLVRELMAKPRVSNCNQSQNNVRDTRKRSVYLVAMVTATFLLCFLPYHIIRSLHLHAVCGGWDCDIVVALQRAVVVTLCLAASNCMINPLLYYYSTKTFRDKMRDVQSSIRSRSGSFRSGRGQKRSKKNSIT is encoded by the exons ATGAACG AGCACCTGATCACCATTCCCATCAGCAATGACACAACCAAAACAGTGGAGTTGCTGACATGTTTCCATGACGACGATGCCTTCAAGTACCAGGCCTACATCTACACTTTCCTGCTGGTGTTTCCTGTGGCGTTTCTCTGCAACATCGGAGCTCTGGTCATTTTCTACGTGCATGGCAGCCACAG AAAAACTCCGTCCTCTGTGGTCATGATGAACATGGCGATATCAGATGGAAGCTTCGCGCTCACTCTGCCACTGCGACTGGCTTATTACTTCAGGGGAGGAATCTGGGACTTTTCTGATTGGGTGTGCCGGCTGTGTGTCTACGGCTTCTACGTCAACCTGTACACCAG CATTCTCTTCCTCACTCTGCTGAGCGTCCTTCGCTGGATCGCTGTGACCATGCCTCACCGTCACGATTCTTTGGCCACGCCCAAACGAGTCTTATTTATCTGCCTTTTCATCTGGCTGTTTGTGGGCGTGTCCTCGATCCCTTTCTTGTGCGATGGGATTGTAAACAG GCAGGGCTTTCCTCGTTGTTTCGAGCCGTCTAGCCCCTCGTCCTGGGGGCGTATCCTGATCTTGAACTATGTGGGAGTGGCTCTGGGCTTCCTCTTGCCTTTCCTCACCATCATCGCCTGCTACAGCAGACTTGTGCGGGAGCTAATGGCCAAGCCCAGAGTGAGTAACTGCAACCAGTCCCAAAACAATGTTCGAGATACCAGAAAGCGCTCGGTGTacctggttgccatggtgacagcaACATTCCTGCTCTGCTTCCTGCCCTATCACATAATCCGATCGCTGCACCTGCACGCTGTTTGTGGCGGCTGGGACTGTGACATCGTGGTGGCGCTGCAGAGGGCGGTGGTGGTGACGCTGTGTCTGGCTGCGTCCAACTGTATGATCAACCCGCTGCTGTACTACTACTCCACCAAGACGTTCAGGGATAAGATGAGAGACGTTCAGTCCTCCATTCGGTCCAGGTCTGGGTCCTTCAGGTCAGGGAGGGGCCAGAAGAGGAGCAAGAAGAACAGCATCACATAA
- the LOC115059229 gene encoding CXXC-type zinc finger protein 5-like: protein MSGMTSGVCVESDLSSMLQRSSAPSHHHPNHHVYGGQGQVSSLAPMLDYTTEMDRYRSSIASFYKTNVNMNVNVTNFPQSAKLAARLAAATPIFPPAAARLGTMATAPWGCHDNMNMNVNMNHPAAMFWGRPKPVATAPTHHHHHHHPTATQGHMTGSHHHSTSMHHGGGGSGGGGGGGGSSEGGGAEKHAHTAPSLPVTQGAGHHHPMASSNGNFLPGYSGGAECGIMNKQGHTHPDMMGLSEGGNCNGGGVMGSSFLGGLGLPPGVIVMAMGSAGGGISDAGSAFQMTGGQRALTDCQQHANSSPCPSSSSPSSSGVTAGGIALSSSSSSGAVAKRKRKRCGVCGPCRRLINCGVCSSCRNRKTGHQICKFRKCEELKKKPGGGGGVLERPPSVPTGEAFRWFF from the exons ATGTCGGGCATGACGAGCGGTGTGTGCGTGGAGAGCGACCTTTCCTCGATGCTCCAAAGAAGCTCCGCCCCCTCTCACCATCACCCAAACCACCACGTGTACGGCGGACAGGGACAG GTCTCCAGTTTGGCGCCGATGTTGGACTACACCACCGAAATGGACCGATACCGTTCGTCCATCGCCAGCTTCTACAAGACCAACGTCAACATGAACGTGAACGTGACAAACTTTCCCCAGTCTGCTAAACTGGCGGCCCGTTTAGCAGCCGCCACCCCCATATTTCCCCCCGCTGCTGCCAGGCTGGGCACCATGGCGACCGCGCCGTGGGGTTGTCACgacaacatgaacatgaacgtGAACATGAACCATCCGGCGGCCATGTTTTGGGGCCGGCCCAAACCTGTGGCGACCGCACCGacacatcaccatcaccatcaccacccgACTGCGACACAAGGTCACATGACTGGCTCACACCACCACAGTACCAGCATGCATCACGGTGGCGGGGGgtcaggagggggaggaggaggaggagggagcagtgAGGGGggaggagctgaaaaacacgcacacactgccCCATCACTTCCTGTTACACAGGGAGCAGGACACCATCACCCCATGGCGTCTAGCAATGGGAACTTCCTGCCTGGTTACAGTGGCGGCGCAGAATGTGGCATCATGAACAAGCAAGGACACACCCACCCAGACATGATGGGCCTATCAGAGGGTGGGAACTGCAATGGGGGAGGGGTGATGGGTAGTAGCTTCCTGGGAGGGCTTGGATTACCCCCTGGGGTCATTGTCATGGCGATGGGGTCGGCAGGGGGTGGGATCTCAGATGCAGGTAGCGCCTTCCAGATGACAGGAGGTCAGCGGGCGCTAACGGACTGTCAGCAGCATGCAAACTCCTCCCCctgcccttcctcctcctcgccctCATCATCGGGGGTGACGGCAGGGGGCATCGCCTTATCGTCGTCATCGTCATCGGGGGCCGTGgccaagaggaagaggaagcggTGCGGTGTCTGTGGGCCGTGCAGGCGGCTGATCAACTGCGGCGTCTGCTCGTCCTGCCGCAACAGGAAGACAGGTCACCAGATCTGCAAGTTCAGGAAGTGCGAGGAACTGAAGAAGAAAccagggggaggagggggggtgcttgag